One Alphaproteobacteria bacterium genomic window carries:
- a CDS encoding dUTP diphosphatase, with the protein MSQIKIAVTRLPHAEGLDLPAYATEQAAGMDLQAAVAQDLVIAPQARALVPTGLCIALPEGYEAQVRPRSGLALKHGVTVLNAPGTVDADYRGEVGVILANTGTEPFTITRGMRIAQMVIASYTRIGWSEVRELPASARGEGGFGSTGTMRRTAN; encoded by the coding sequence ATGAGCCAGATCAAGATCGCCGTTACCCGCCTTCCGCACGCCGAAGGGCTCGATCTTCCCGCCTATGCAACCGAACAGGCCGCCGGCATGGATCTGCAAGCGGCGGTGGCGCAAGATTTGGTGATCGCGCCGCAGGCACGTGCCCTGGTGCCTACGGGGCTGTGCATCGCGCTGCCGGAAGGCTATGAAGCGCAGGTGCGGCCGCGTTCCGGCCTTGCGCTCAAACATGGCGTGACGGTGCTCAATGCGCCCGGCACGGTCGATGCCGATTACAGGGGCGAGGTTGGCGTCATTCTCGCCAATACGGGCACCGAGCCTTTCACCATTACGCGCGGCATGCGCATTGCGCAGATGGTTATCGCCTCCTATACCCGTATCGGCTGGTCCGAAGTGCGGGAACTGCCGGCGTCCGCCCGCGGCGAAGGCGGATTCGGTTCCACGGGTACGATGCGGCGCACGGCGAATTGA
- a CDS encoding SLC13 family permease produces the protein MTLEQSQIIALLAVTLALFICNRWRYDIVAAAALFAAVALGLVPAAEAFSGFADPVVTTVACALILSYGVAQSGLPIIVLDRFQGLMQTPTLRVLIFSLLVAVCSAFINNVAALALFLPAAIGSAKTAKQSPSALLMPMAFASLLGGLTTLIGTPPNLMISAIREKITGKPYEMFDFGPVGIVLVVIGLLYLVYAWRKLPMQRAGAAQNEQFNIEDYLTEVVVGEKSLIVGKTIAEIEKMAEDSIAVVGLTRGSFHRIITGTKTVVFAGDVLVLEGDPETLNDFVVRMKLELVGGDKKGDATKKETEIAEAIITEASSLIGHNSKSFQLRTRYQVNLLAIRRRGRNIRQRLGSITFEEGDVIVVQGYAGNLTAVLQWLQCLPLARRDLKLGQSRKPWLVGLVMAAVITLSVLKIFPVAVAFLAGVLALIVLKRLSAGDIYKAVDWPIIILLGAMIPVTGALETTGAAQLIAGTIAGLAPGLGDLWVVGLVMFATMAITPMLNNAATVLLMAPLAVNLGQQIGLAVDPLLMAVAIGASCDFLTPIGHQSNTLVMGPGGYRFSDYWKLGLPLSIFVLIGGTLMIELVWM, from the coding sequence ATGACCTTAGAACAATCCCAGATCATCGCCCTGCTGGCCGTTACGCTGGCGCTCTTTATCTGCAACCGCTGGCGCTACGATATTGTCGCAGCGGCGGCGTTGTTCGCGGCGGTGGCGTTGGGGCTTGTGCCCGCCGCTGAAGCCTTTTCCGGCTTTGCCGACCCGGTCGTCACTACGGTCGCATGCGCGCTTATCCTCAGCTACGGCGTTGCGCAATCCGGTCTTCCTATCATCGTGCTCGATCGTTTTCAGGGTTTGATGCAAACACCTACGCTGCGCGTGCTGATTTTTTCGCTGCTGGTGGCGGTATGCTCTGCCTTCATCAATAACGTGGCGGCGCTGGCGCTGTTTCTGCCCGCCGCGATCGGAAGCGCAAAAACGGCCAAGCAATCGCCCAGCGCGCTGTTGATGCCGATGGCCTTCGCTTCCCTGCTTGGCGGGCTGACGACGTTAATAGGCACGCCGCCCAATCTTATGATTTCCGCCATTCGCGAAAAGATCACGGGCAAGCCCTATGAAATGTTCGATTTCGGGCCCGTCGGCATCGTGCTTGTAGTGATCGGCCTGCTTTATCTTGTGTATGCATGGCGCAAGCTGCCGATGCAGCGGGCGGGTGCGGCGCAGAACGAACAGTTTAATATCGAAGATTATTTGACCGAGGTTGTGGTCGGAGAAAAATCGCTGATTGTCGGCAAAACCATAGCCGAAATTGAAAAGATGGCGGAGGACAGTATCGCGGTGGTCGGTCTTACGCGCGGCAGCTTCCATCGCATTATAACCGGCACGAAAACGGTGGTTTTCGCGGGCGATGTGCTGGTGCTGGAAGGCGATCCGGAAACGCTGAATGATTTTGTTGTTCGCATGAAGCTCGAACTTGTGGGCGGCGACAAGAAAGGGGATGCGACCAAAAAAGAAACCGAAATTGCCGAAGCGATCATCACCGAAGCTTCTTCCCTGATTGGCCACAACAGCAAATCGTTCCAGTTGCGCACACGCTACCAGGTTAATTTGCTGGCGATCCGCCGGCGCGGCCGTAATATACGGCAAAGGCTCGGCAGCATCACGTTTGAAGAAGGCGATGTCATCGTGGTGCAAGGCTATGCCGGCAACCTCACGGCCGTGTTGCAATGGCTGCAATGTCTGCCGCTGGCACGGCGCGATCTCAAGCTCGGTCAAAGCCGCAAGCCGTGGCTTGTCGGTCTTGTGATGGCGGCTGTTATCACGCTAAGCGTGCTCAAGATTTTCCCGGTCGCCGTCGCCTTCCTTGCGGGCGTGCTGGCGCTCATTGTGCTCAAGCGCCTTTCTGCGGGCGACATATATAAGGCGGTCGATTGGCCCATCATCATACTTCTGGGTGCCATGATCCCGGTAACGGGCGCGCTTGAAACCACGGGCGCGGCGCAACTGATCGCGGGAACCATCGCCGGGCTTGCGCCCGGCCTTGGCGATTTGTGGGTTGTGGGCCTTGTGATGTTTGCAACCATGGCGATAACGCCGATGCTCAATAACGCGGCCACCGTTCTGCTTATGGCGCCGCTGGCGGTCAATTTGGGGCAGCAGATCGGGCTCGCGGTCGATCCGCTTTTGATGGCGGTTGCGATCGGCGCTTCGTGCGATTTTCTCACGCCGATCGGGCATCAATCGAACACGCTGGTAATGGGGCCCGGCGGCTACCGTTTCAGCGATTACTGGAAGCTCGGTCTGCCGCTCAGCATTTTCGTCCTTATTGGCGGTACGCTCATGATCGAGCTGGTATGGATGTAG
- the coaBC gene encoding bifunctional phosphopantothenoylcysteine decarboxylase/phosphopantothenate--cysteine ligase CoaBC: MENSSFSLQGRRILLVISGGIAAYKSLDLIRRLKERGATVRCILTKGGAEFVTPLSVSSLSGEKVYDDLFSLTDEHEMGHIRLTRTADLAVVAPASANLIARLAQGRADDLASTTLLASDKPILVVPAMNAKMWQSEAVQANIAVLAARGTMLVRPGTGEMACGEVGEGRMAEVAEIVADIEKYFAQPGPLSGRRALVTSGPTHEPLDPVRFIGNRSSGKQGHAIAAALAREGAAVTLVTGPVALPDPAGIRTIHVQTAREMLEACEAALPADIAVCAAAVADWRPAEESAQKLKKGAAEPALRLVENPDILAMIAREGNIRPRLVVGFAAETEKADENARRKLAGKNCDWIVVNDVSGGAVFDADENKVTLLARDSAGKVVTESWDAMPKDDVARLLAARVSDHFKAA, from the coding sequence ATGGAAAACAGCAGTTTCAGTTTGCAGGGAAGGCGCATCCTGCTTGTTATATCGGGCGGGATCGCGGCCTATAAAAGCCTCGATCTCATTCGCCGCCTGAAGGAACGCGGCGCCACGGTGCGCTGCATCCTCACCAAAGGCGGGGCGGAATTCGTCACGCCGCTTTCGGTTTCCTCGCTCTCCGGCGAAAAGGTCTATGACGATCTGTTCTCGCTCACGGACGAACATGAAATGGGGCATATCCGCCTTACGCGAACAGCCGATCTTGCCGTTGTCGCGCCCGCAAGCGCGAACCTGATCGCGCGGCTGGCGCAAGGGCGCGCGGATGATCTTGCCAGCACGACTTTACTCGCGTCCGACAAACCCATCCTTGTTGTCCCCGCCATGAACGCCAAGATGTGGCAAAGCGAAGCGGTGCAGGCGAACATTGCCGTGCTTGCGGCGCGTGGCACCATGCTGGTGCGGCCGGGCACGGGTGAAATGGCGTGCGGTGAAGTGGGCGAAGGCCGCATGGCCGAAGTCGCCGAGATTGTAGCGGACATCGAAAAATATTTTGCGCAGCCCGGCCCGCTTAGCGGCCGCCGCGCGCTTGTTACAAGCGGGCCAACGCATGAACCGCTCGATCCCGTGCGGTTCATTGGCAACCGGTCTTCGGGCAAGCAAGGCCATGCCATCGCCGCCGCGCTGGCGCGCGAAGGGGCGGCCGTGACGCTTGTTACCGGCCCCGTTGCGTTACCCGACCCTGCGGGCATCCGCACCATACATGTTCAAACCGCGCGCGAAATGCTTGAAGCGTGCGAAGCCGCGTTGCCGGCCGATATCGCCGTGTGCGCCGCCGCGGTGGCCGATTGGCGCCCGGCTGAGGAAAGCGCGCAAAAACTGAAGAAGGGCGCCGCCGAACCCGCGCTGCGGCTGGTTGAAAACCCGGATATTCTGGCCATGATAGCGCGCGAAGGGAACATTCGCCCCCGCCTTGTGGTTGGCTTTGCCGCTGAAACCGAAAAGGCGGATGAAAACGCCCGGCGCAAGCTTGCGGGTAAGAATTGCGACTGGATTGTTGTGAACGATGTTTCCGGCGGCGCGGTTTTCGATGCCGATGAAAACAAGGTCACGTTGCTTGCGCGCGATAGCGCGGGTAAGGTTGTGACAGAATCATGGGACGCCATGCCGAAGGACGATGTGGCGCGTTTGTTGGCGGCCCGCGTCTCCGATCATTTCAAGGCAGCCTAG